In Candidatus Poribacteria bacterium, one genomic interval encodes:
- the cysC gene encoding adenylyl-sulfate kinase, with translation MAQQKATNITWHEATVTVEDREKLLNQKGCVIWFTGLSGSGKSTLANVVEQVLHHQRHHTYVLDGDNVRHGLNKNLGFSPEDREENIRRIGEVAKLFSDAGTIVMTAFISPYRADRDQARALIAEDRFVEVFVDCPLDVCEERDTKGLYKKARAGEIKEFTGISAPYEPPLDPELTVNTATLSIEECAHAVVDTLVKIGLVPAEN, from the coding sequence TTGGCTCAACAAAAAGCAACTAATATAACGTGGCACGAAGCGACTGTCACGGTAGAAGATAGAGAAAAATTATTGAACCAGAAAGGCTGCGTGATTTGGTTCACCGGACTCTCCGGCTCAGGTAAATCAACGTTAGCAAACGTAGTCGAACAGGTATTGCATCACCAACGCCACCACACTTATGTCTTAGATGGCGATAATGTACGACACGGACTGAACAAGAACTTGGGCTTCTCACCAGAAGACCGAGAGGAAAACATCCGTCGCATCGGCGAAGTCGCGAAACTCTTTTCGGATGCAGGCACAATCGTCATGACTGCCTTCATCTCGCCTTACCGTGCCGACAGAGATCAGGCACGCGCACTCATCGCTGAGGATAGATTCGTTGAAGTTTTCGTCGACTGCCCACTTGATGTCTGCGAGGAACGGGATACGAAAGGCTTATACAAAAAAGCACGTGCTGGAGAGATCAAGGAATTTACAGGCATCAGTGCACCTTACGAACCGCCCCTGGACCCAGAACTTACAGTGAACACTGCCACACTCTCTATTGAAGAATGCGCACATGCAGTTGTCGATACCCTTGTGAAAATAGGGCTCGTCCCCGCAGAAAATTAG
- a CDS encoding phytanoyl-CoA dioxygenase family protein translates to MESVITDFNENGFSILHGILGSETLEAVKHECEALVDELALQRQVEGKLANPHPDATFETRLMHLYENYPDENPTIFRPELHREGFFGVFAHPVLLDLADVILGTEIRLYPNYSVRPKLPENKRTEVLWHQDAGYTSKEADVLRMMNVWAPLVPVNVENGCMEFIPQSHKWGVVPHEKDEYYLRIHDDYIKPVEADAVSIEILPGDVVIFSNLLFHRGLPNRAGHVRWSLDFRYQDATQPTLRTTQGHLLRSQRTPKAVVKDAQAWAQLEFS, encoded by the coding sequence ATGGAATCAGTTATCACGGATTTCAATGAGAACGGATTCTCTATTCTCCACGGCATTTTGGGATCGGAGACACTCGAAGCCGTTAAACACGAATGTGAAGCGTTAGTTGATGAACTCGCGTTACAACGGCAAGTTGAAGGAAAACTGGCGAACCCACATCCAGATGCCACTTTTGAAACCCGACTGATGCATCTCTATGAAAATTACCCAGATGAAAACCCGACAATCTTTCGACCAGAATTGCATCGTGAAGGGTTTTTCGGCGTGTTCGCGCACCCTGTCCTACTTGACCTCGCCGATGTTATTTTAGGTACAGAGATCCGATTGTACCCGAACTATTCCGTCCGTCCGAAACTACCCGAGAACAAACGCACGGAGGTGTTGTGGCATCAAGACGCAGGCTATACTTCAAAAGAAGCGGATGTCTTACGGATGATGAATGTTTGGGCACCGTTAGTCCCGGTTAACGTTGAAAACGGGTGCATGGAATTCATTCCCCAGAGCCACAAGTGGGGCGTTGTCCCACACGAAAAAGACGAATACTACCTCCGCATTCACGATGACTACATCAAACCGGTTGAGGCGGATGCCGTATCTATTGAAATTCTGCCGGGCGATGTTGTCATTTTTAGTAATCTTCTTTTTCACCGTGGGTTACCGAACCGCGCTGGACACGTGCGATGGAGTTTAGACTTCCGCTATCAAGATGCCACACAACCGACACTTCGGACAACACAAGGACATCTACTCCGTTCACAAAGGACACCAAAGGCGGTTGTAAAAGATGCTCAAGCGTGGGCACAACTCGAATTTTCCTAA
- a CDS encoding sigma-54 dependent transcriptional regulator, protein MNQQTAFIELPSAPMQASYETIQQVVKSNIPILITGETGVGKEGIAKYIHETSPRKCKPFIAINCGRFSAELLQSELFGHEAGAFTSAIRQRQGAFEAADGGILFLDEVPEMSLDAQKMLLRVLDTATFTRLGGNEVLTVDVHIIAATNRDIAKAVAKKEFREDLYYRLKGMMLHLPPLRERTEDIAPLVTAFITEFSAVYKKRITGITAEALKLLEQAAWPGNIRQLRSTIQTAIALATTDRLERKDFPDIYPDFVQTLASVWQTLPPETQHAIWETLQPETRHAIMYDLSTRVTGQWHSSQVSYLPRMSRKIESLNIGDMNQNQILRAVAQRRIQQHTSLRKAAESLNIDIRTLQKYAHWQEPDNQAAEISSTGD, encoded by the coding sequence ATGAACCAGCAGACGGCATTTATCGAATTGCCATCAGCACCCATGCAGGCGAGTTACGAAACAATTCAACAAGTTGTAAAATCAAACATCCCGATCCTCATTACCGGCGAAACTGGTGTCGGTAAGGAAGGCATCGCAAAATACATACATGAAACCAGCCCACGGAAGTGTAAACCGTTTATCGCCATCAATTGCGGTAGATTCTCCGCTGAACTCCTCCAGAGTGAACTCTTTGGACATGAAGCAGGGGCGTTTACAAGCGCGATCCGTCAACGTCAAGGCGCATTTGAAGCTGCAGACGGGGGGATCCTCTTTTTAGATGAGGTACCCGAAATGTCCTTGGACGCACAGAAAATGCTTTTGCGCGTTTTGGACACGGCTACATTCACACGGCTCGGTGGAAATGAAGTCTTGACTGTCGATGTTCACATTATCGCTGCAACAAACAGAGATATTGCGAAAGCAGTCGCTAAAAAAGAATTTCGGGAAGATCTCTACTACCGGCTTAAGGGGATGATGCTTCATCTACCCCCGCTCCGAGAACGCACAGAAGACATTGCCCCCTTAGTGACTGCTTTTATTACCGAGTTCAGTGCTGTTTACAAAAAAAGAATTACAGGGATTACCGCAGAGGCACTCAAACTTCTTGAACAGGCAGCATGGCCTGGCAATATCCGGCAACTTCGGAGCACTATCCAAACGGCTATCGCGCTCGCAACAACAGATAGACTTGAGCGCAAAGATTTTCCGGATATTTACCCAGATTTTGTCCAGACGCTCGCTTCTGTCTGGCAGACACTCCCGCCAGAGACGCAACACGCAATTTGGGAAACACTCCAACCAGAAACGCGGCATGCTATTATGTATGATCTCTCAACACGCGTAACTGGACAGTGGCATAGTTCTCAGGTTTCCTATCTACCGAGAATGAGTAGAAAAATAGAGTCTCTCAATATAGGGGATATGAACCAGAATCAAATCCTACGAGCGGTTGCCCAAAGACGTATTCAGCAACACACATCGCTACGCAAGGCAGCTGAATCGTTAAATATTGATATACGGACCCTTCAGAAATATGCACACTGGCAAGAACCAGATAACCAAGCGGCAGAAATTTCTTCAACAGGAGATTAA
- a CDS encoding fumarylacetoacetate hydrolase family protein, with protein sequence MKLIQFHLPNLGKRVGIVTRDEEVIDVTSEESPGVLEVLALAHQEQMSLGVILADIQEKVATPAPIQLPSFADAENAATEPEGLTLKKLDVAPDENVPHLLPPIDAPEVWGCGVTYKRSAEMRDDDTEQDIYSRVYHADRPEIFFKGTPSRCVGPNGFIGIRSDSALTATEPELAYVLGGDGEIVGYTLCNDVSAWDIERDNPLYLPQSKVFYGCCALGPMFLTPSEIDDPYNLEMQCTVLREADIIYQGEVNTSQINWKFEQLTEFLMRDNPIPLGTVVSTGTGIIVPNDLPLAPGDVVQIDINGFGTLSNPVKQL encoded by the coding sequence ATGAAATTAATTCAGTTTCACCTACCGAATTTAGGCAAGCGGGTCGGAATTGTTACCCGCGACGAGGAAGTAATTGACGTAACAAGCGAGGAATCCCCCGGTGTCTTAGAAGTGCTCGCACTTGCGCATCAGGAACAGATGAGCCTCGGTGTCATCCTCGCTGATATTCAAGAGAAAGTCGCAACACCCGCACCGATCCAACTCCCGTCGTTTGCTGATGCAGAAAACGCGGCAACGGAACCTGAAGGGCTTACCTTAAAGAAATTGGATGTTGCACCCGACGAAAATGTACCACACCTTTTACCACCGATTGATGCCCCTGAAGTCTGGGGCTGCGGTGTAACCTATAAACGGAGCGCAGAGATGCGCGACGATGATACCGAACAGGACATCTACAGCCGCGTCTATCACGCCGATCGTCCTGAGATATTCTTCAAAGGGACACCTTCACGCTGCGTCGGGCCTAACGGTTTTATCGGCATCCGAAGCGATTCTGCGCTGACAGCAACAGAGCCAGAACTCGCGTACGTTCTCGGTGGCGATGGAGAAATTGTCGGATACACCCTCTGTAACGACGTATCCGCATGGGACATTGAACGCGATAACCCGCTCTACTTGCCGCAATCCAAAGTCTTTTACGGGTGCTGTGCCCTCGGACCGATGTTTCTCACACCCTCTGAAATCGATGACCCATATAATTTGGAGATGCAATGCACCGTCCTTCGGGAGGCAGACATCATCTATCAAGGCGAAGTGAACACTTCCCAAATCAATTGGAAGTTTGAACAACTCACCGAATTCTTGATGCGAGATAACCCTATCCCGCTCGGCACCGTTGTCTCAACCGGCACCGGTATCATCGTCCCGAACGATCTACCACTTGCTCCTGGGGACGTTGTCCAGATAGACATCAACGGGTTCGGCACGCTGTCAAACCCTGTCAAACAGCTTTAG
- a CDS encoding CRTAC1 family protein, with protein MRTHCYFSLGPKTKTLLHICLILANYAATLNAAETTLRFTDQTQAAGIHFKHNNGASKQKYLPETMGAGGLFFDYNNDGHLDIYLVNSGSLSQDAQSVRHTNHSDVLYRNNGDGTFVDVTEAAGLQQNYGYGMGCLAADYDNDGDTDLYLTNFGKNQLYRNNGDGTFTDVTSRAGVGDGSWSVSASFGDFDLDGYLDLYVANYLDYHLETAHACFLEGVHIYCGPHEYPGARDTLYRNNGDGTFTDVTTRAGLHQAGKGLGTLFTDYNSDGYPDIFVANDAVPDFLYHNNGDGTFTDVAITAGVAYNAEGRATASMGIAAGDYDNDGLPDLFVTNFALEINSLFHNDSDGFYTMTTFETGLADPSFSQLGFGTQFLDADNDGTLELFVANGHVWDNVSEITPSLSYKQQCQIFGNIETGQYNDLSETAGPFFKRRVVARGVATGDYNNDGAMDILVTCCGETPALLRNDSQTAHQKHNWVKIRLVGTESNRDGIGAKVWVQTTQKTLFKEAICGGSYASSSDPILHFGIRTQETIQSIKVKWQSGRSQTVDFSKTEKPVNQVIRIIENPAKN; from the coding sequence TTGAGAACTCACTGTTATTTCTCGCTCGGTCCGAAAACAAAAACCCTCCTACACATCTGCTTGATACTTGCTAACTACGCTGCTACGCTAAACGCAGCTGAAACGACACTCCGTTTCACAGATCAAACGCAGGCAGCCGGTATCCATTTTAAACATAACAACGGGGCATCTAAACAGAAATACCTACCTGAGACGATGGGGGCCGGCGGACTCTTTTTTGATTACAACAACGACGGACATCTCGATATCTACCTTGTCAATAGCGGCTCCCTCAGCCAAGATGCTCAATCCGTCAGACATACGAATCACTCGGACGTCCTTTATCGTAACAACGGGGATGGGACATTTGTGGATGTAACCGAAGCAGCAGGACTGCAACAAAACTACGGATACGGTATGGGATGCCTTGCTGCAGACTACGACAACGATGGAGACACTGACCTCTATCTCACCAACTTCGGCAAGAACCAACTGTATCGGAACAATGGGGACGGCACCTTCACAGACGTTACGTCCCGCGCCGGTGTAGGGGATGGCAGCTGGAGTGTCAGTGCCTCCTTCGGCGACTTCGACCTTGACGGATATTTGGACCTCTATGTAGCGAATTATCTGGACTATCACCTCGAAACAGCCCACGCCTGCTTTTTGGAGGGTGTTCATATCTACTGTGGTCCACACGAATACCCGGGTGCCCGTGATACGCTCTACCGCAACAACGGCGATGGCACTTTCACAGATGTTACAACCCGCGCGGGACTACACCAAGCCGGAAAGGGGTTAGGGACGCTCTTCACAGACTACAACAGCGACGGCTATCCTGATATTTTTGTCGCTAACGACGCTGTTCCCGATTTTCTCTACCACAACAACGGTGATGGCACTTTCACAGATGTCGCCATCACAGCAGGGGTCGCTTATAACGCAGAAGGACGCGCAACCGCCAGTATGGGGATCGCCGCTGGCGATTACGACAATGACGGGTTGCCAGACCTCTTTGTCACAAACTTCGCTTTGGAAATCAATAGCCTCTTTCACAACGACAGCGACGGCTTTTACACAATGACCACCTTTGAAACCGGTCTCGCCGATCCGAGTTTTTCACAACTCGGTTTCGGAACTCAGTTTCTCGACGCAGACAATGATGGGACACTTGAACTTTTCGTCGCAAACGGACATGTGTGGGATAATGTATCAGAAATCACGCCATCACTCTCCTATAAACAACAGTGCCAGATCTTTGGTAACATTGAAACCGGACAATACAACGATCTATCTGAGACAGCCGGACCATTTTTCAAACGTCGAGTCGTCGCGCGCGGTGTAGCTACCGGCGACTATAACAACGATGGCGCAATGGATATTCTTGTCACATGCTGCGGCGAAACCCCGGCACTCTTGCGCAATGATTCTCAGACAGCCCACCAAAAGCACAATTGGGTGAAAATCCGGCTCGTCGGCACTGAAAGCAATCGCGACGGCATCGGGGCAAAAGTCTGGGTACAAACAACTCAGAAAACACTCTTCAAAGAAGCTATCTGTGGTGGAAGCTACGCCTCCAGTAGCGATCCTATCCTTCACTTCGGTATCCGTACACAAGAAACGATTCAATCTATCAAAGTAAAATGGCAAAGTGGACGTAGCCAGACAGTCGATTTCTCAAAGACAGAGAAGCCGGTGAATCAAGTTATCCGTATCATCGAAAACCCGGCAAAAAATTAG
- a CDS encoding sigma-54 dependent transcriptional regulator has protein sequence MNQQTTFIELPSAPMQAIYNIIQQVVKAKIPFFITGETGVGKEGIARYIHESSLRRDKPFIAINCGRFSAELLQSELFGHEAGAFTSAIRQRQGAFEAADGGILFLDEVPEMSLDAQKMLLRVLDTATFTRLGGNEVLTVDVHIIAATNRDIAKAVAKKEFREDLYYRLKGMMLHLPPLRERTEDIAPLVTAFIIEFSTEYGKNVTGIASEALKRLEQAAWPGNIRQLRSTVQTAVALATIDELELKDFPDIYPEFVQTLISIWQTLPSETQHAIWETLPLEIQHAITHEVSTRAPEPWRTLQAAYMPKTSEEGGFLNIENMNLNQILRAVSQRRIEQHTSLREAAESLDIDLRTLQKYAQWEEPKE, from the coding sequence ATGAACCAACAGACGACATTTATTGAATTACCATCAGCACCTATGCAGGCAATTTATAACATAATCCAGCAAGTCGTAAAGGCAAAAATCCCCTTTTTCATTACTGGCGAAACCGGTGTTGGTAAGGAAGGCATCGCAAGATATATTCATGAAAGTAGTTTACGAAGAGATAAACCGTTTATCGCCATCAACTGCGGTAGATTCTCCGCTGAACTCCTCCAGAGTGAACTCTTTGGACATGAAGCAGGGGCGTTTACAAGCGCGATCCGTCAACGTCAAGGCGCATTTGAAGCTGCAGACGGGGGGATCCTCTTTTTAGATGAGGTACCCGAAATGTCCTTGGACGCACAGAAAATGCTTTTGCGCGTTTTGGACACGGCTACATTCACACGGCTCGGTGGAAATGAAGTCTTGACTGTCGATGTTCACATTATCGCTGCAACAAACAGAGATATTGCGAAAGCAGTCGCTAAAAAAGAATTTCGGGAAGATCTCTACTACCGGCTTAAGGGGATGATGCTTCATCTACCTCCACTCCGCGAACGCACAGAAGACATTGCACCCTTAGTGACGGCTTTTATTATCGAGTTCAGCACCGAATATGGGAAAAACGTCACCGGCATCGCCTCAGAGGCACTCAAGCGTCTTGAACAGGCAGCATGGCCTGGCAATATCCGGCAGCTTCGGAGCACTGTCCAAACAGCTGTCGCACTCGCAACAATAGATGAACTCGAACTCAAAGATTTCCCAGATATATATCCTGAGTTCGTTCAGACGCTTATCTCTATCTGGCAGACGCTCCCCTCGGAAACCCAGCATGCAATCTGGGAAACACTTCCATTAGAAATACAGCATGCAATTACGCATGAAGTCTCAACGCGCGCCCCAGAACCATGGCGCACCTTGCAAGCTGCCTACATGCCGAAAACGAGCGAAGAAGGCGGATTTCTCAATATCGAAAACATGAACCTGAATCAAATTCTACGAGCAGTCTCCCAGAGGCGTATTGAGCAACATACATCCTTACGCGAAGCAGCTGAATCATTAGATATTGATCTCCGAACCTTGCAAAAATACGCACAATGGGAGGAACCAAAAGAGTAA